The Desulfovibrio sp. UCD-KL4C genome includes the window GAAAAAAACATTAAAGATCTGAAAAAGCGAACTGCAGGAATTCCCGAATCTAAACGCAAAACTTGCTACGTAGGCGGCATTGCGAAAAAAGGACCGCACGGATTTCAATCAACTGAGCCAGCTTACCCACCATTTTTATTTGTTAACGCAAAAAATGTTGCCTGCCCGCCAAAAGGTCACGGTAAACCTTTGCAGCATGCAAATGTGGCAAAAGAACAAATTATTGCATGGAATCCAGAAATTTTATTCATGGACATATCAACCTGTCAGCTTGGAGAAAAAGCAAGTGCCATCAATGAACTTAAAACAGATCCTGCCTATCAAAGCCTTGATGCGGTCATAACCGATCATGTTTATACGGTTCTTCCTTACAACTGGTATTCACGAAATTACGGATCAATAATTGCCGATGCTTTCTATGTTGGTAAAGTTCTGTACCCTGCAAGATTTACTGACATTGATCCCAAAGCCAAAGCTGATGAAATATACAGTTTCATGGTTGGAAAACCTGTCTTTAGTATGATGGAAAATGCCTTCAAAGAAAAAGCTTTCGACAAACTGGTCTTGAGGTAACAAATGCATTTTAATGACGGGCAAATCCCGCCGGAATATGCACAGCTTATCAGGCGTAAAACTCTGTTCATTATTGCAGGGTGCGTAATCACAGCGGCAGTACTTACCCTGTCTATCGGGATGGGTCCGGTTTCTATCTCTACGATGGAGACTCTTAAAACACTGCTGGGGGAAACTGTTTCCAAACGGTTTGATATCATAATCTGGAACATCAGATTGCCACAGGCTCTCACAGCAATTGTTGCGGGAGCTGGCCTTTCTGTTTCCGGGGCGGTGATGCAGGCAATTCTTCGAAACCCTCTAGGTTCTCCATTTACTTTGGGGATATCCCATGCAGCAGCATTTGGTGCAGCCGTGTCTGTAATGGTCCTCGGCTTAGGAACAATGAGCAGTTCAAATGTCGGTGCAATTTCAATCAACAGCCCATATCTGACGACAGTAGTTTCCTTCTCGTTCAGTTTGATTGCTACCTTTGTAATCATTGCAATATCGCGCCTTCGCCGCGCCACGCCTGAGGTAATGGTTCTTACAGGTGTAGCCCTAGGCGCGCTGTTCACAGCCGGAACAATGTTCCTGCAATACTTTGCCGATGACGTTCAACTTGCTGCGATGGTCTTCTGGACTTTTGGCGACGTGGCCAGAGCAACTTGGACTGAACTTGGAATAATGAGCGCAGTAACTTTAATTGCCTATATATGGTTCACCCTGAACCGCTGGAACTTCAATGCTATTGAAGCAGGCGACGAAACAGCAAAAGGTCTTGGAGTAAAAGTAGAACGGGTAAGAATTACCGGGATGCTGCTGTCCTCGCTCGTTACTGCTGTAATAGTGTCATTCCTTGGAATTATCGGTTTTGTAGGACTTGTCTGCCCGCATATGGTTAGACGTATGATTGGGGATGATTACAGGTTTTTACTTCCCGGATCATGCTTGCTCGGCGGAGCCTTACTTCTGACTGCTGATACTGCCGCCCGTCTTATGCTCGCACCTAATGTACTGCCGGTGTCAGTCTTAACAGCTTTTTTGGGAGCTCCCATGTTTATCTGGCTGATCATAAAGGGAAATAAATGATAAACCTCAAAGTGAACGGCCTGAATTTCAGCTACAGCGGGACTCCGATTCTTGAAAACATCAATTTCTGCGTAGAGAAAGGAGAACTGCTTGCTATTCTCGGACCTAACGGCGCAGGTAAAACAACTTTACTTAAATGCTTAAACGCTATTCACACCCCAAAACAGGGCTTTGTTCTTGTTAACGAACGTGATGTTTTTAAACTCAGTTCAGACGATATCGCCAAATTGATAGGCTATGTACCCCAAAGGGTTGAAGCTGCAAGACTCAGTGTTTTTGATGCGGTTCTCATGGGGCGCAAACCCCATATTAAATGGCGAGTCCGCGACCATGATATATGTATTGTAGATGCGGCCCTAAAGCGACTTTCTCTGACTCACCTAGCCCTTAGATATATTGACAGGTTAAGCGGCGGGGAGCTTCAAAAAGTCAGCATTGCCAGAGCCCTTGTGCAGGAACCTGAAGTTCTTTTACTGGATGAACCGACCAGCAGCCTTGACCTTAAAAACCAGTTGGAAATTCTACGGACTGTCAGGGGAATTGTAAAAGGACACAATGTCTCAGCCATCATGACTATGCATGACCTCAATACAGCCCTACGCTATGCTGATAAATTTATTTTTCTTAAAGCCGGAACCATCCATAGTTGCGGCGCAAAGGAATGTGTAACACCGGAAGTAATCGA containing:
- a CDS encoding iron ABC transporter substrate-binding protein; translated protein: MNKFLSITLLILTALCLSLPAYAQTRTITDMAGRTVVIPEKVERVLCSGPGCLRYLTYLQGQNLIVGVDSIEKRKDKFDARPYAMANPQFKKFPLFGEFRGHDNPELILSLEPQPQVIFKTYKEMGYDPDELQEKTGIPVVCLSYASLAAKRQSVYNSLKLMGDVIGKPERAEKVCNFMEKNIKDLKKRTAGIPESKRKTCYVGGIAKKGPHGFQSTEPAYPPFLFVNAKNVACPPKGHGKPLQHANVAKEQIIAWNPEILFMDISTCQLGEKASAINELKTDPAYQSLDAVITDHVYTVLPYNWYSRNYGSIIADAFYVGKVLYPARFTDIDPKAKADEIYSFMVGKPVFSMMENAFKEKAFDKLVLR
- a CDS encoding iron ABC transporter permease; translation: MHFNDGQIPPEYAQLIRRKTLFIIAGCVITAAVLTLSIGMGPVSISTMETLKTLLGETVSKRFDIIIWNIRLPQALTAIVAGAGLSVSGAVMQAILRNPLGSPFTLGISHAAAFGAAVSVMVLGLGTMSSSNVGAISINSPYLTTVVSFSFSLIATFVIIAISRLRRATPEVMVLTGVALGALFTAGTMFLQYFADDVQLAAMVFWTFGDVARATWTELGIMSAVTLIAYIWFTLNRWNFNAIEAGDETAKGLGVKVERVRITGMLLSSLVTAVIVSFLGIIGFVGLVCPHMVRRMIGDDYRFLLPGSCLLGGALLLTADTAARLMLAPNVLPVSVLTAFLGAPMFIWLIIKGNK
- a CDS encoding ABC transporter ATP-binding protein, translated to MNLKVNGLNFSYSGTPILENINFCVEKGELLAILGPNGAGKTTLLKCLNAIHTPKQGFVLVNERDVFKLSSDDIAKLIGYVPQRVEAARLSVFDAVLMGRKPHIKWRVRDHDICIVDAALKRLSLTHLALRYIDRLSGGELQKVSIARALVQEPEVLLLDEPTSSLDLKNQLEILRTVRGIVKGHNVSAIMTMHDLNTALRYADKFIFLKAGTIHSCGAKECVTPEVIEAVYDVPVEIEHRNGCPVIHPIEDLNAVDHSHTHDHNHDYKTKTIRNQ